One Actinoplanes missouriensis 431 DNA segment encodes these proteins:
- a CDS encoding HNH endonuclease signature motif containing protein has product MREAIQKLRDDAMAVATVDAAMPTAMSAAMPDDEVAAACVADLHETIQALSALQLRLVRQLDKNDFAKKTSSRSTPAWLRDKLRVDWYVARRMVAQAALLDRRPELNSALSTGDVTGAQVRVIGEALRFLPEAVEPETVNAAEQALIDYAQRFEPARLRKIGDRILEHVSPDEATRLEGEALRRAEQRAWWRRGLTLCAPVGGSVRVMGCLTVEDAAIVQAALDPLCAPASTRSSSEKDTATGNGTDAGNDGNGSDGAGPDESLSPRQRRADALVEVCRRALRSGTLPHNGGLPPQMSVTIDYETLLTGVGTAYTESGTRLDAEAARRMACDARILPVVLGGAGEPLDLGRSRRLFSPAQRQALAVRDGGCAFPDCDRPPSWCEAHHMLPWDHDGPTDVAQGVLLCRPHHRLVHGGGWTASRGADGLPEFLPPAHVDPTRQPRRNILHRPAIHRRI; this is encoded by the coding sequence GTGCGTGAGGCGATCCAGAAGCTGAGAGACGACGCGATGGCGGTTGCCACCGTGGACGCCGCCATGCCCACCGCCATGTCCGCCGCTATGCCGGACGACGAGGTGGCCGCCGCCTGCGTGGCCGACCTGCACGAGACCATCCAGGCGCTGAGCGCCCTGCAGCTGCGCCTCGTCCGCCAACTGGACAAGAACGACTTCGCGAAGAAGACCTCCTCCCGCAGCACCCCGGCCTGGCTGCGCGACAAACTCCGCGTCGACTGGTACGTGGCTCGCCGGATGGTCGCACAGGCCGCCCTGCTGGACAGGCGCCCGGAGCTGAACAGCGCGCTCAGCACCGGCGACGTCACCGGCGCGCAGGTCCGGGTCATCGGCGAGGCGCTCCGCTTCCTGCCGGAGGCCGTCGAACCGGAGACCGTGAACGCGGCGGAACAGGCGCTGATCGACTACGCCCAGCGCTTCGAGCCGGCCCGGCTCCGCAAGATCGGGGACCGGATCCTGGAGCACGTCTCCCCGGACGAGGCCACCCGGCTCGAGGGCGAGGCGCTCCGTCGCGCCGAGCAGCGGGCCTGGTGGCGACGGGGTTTGACGCTCTGCGCCCCGGTCGGTGGAAGCGTGCGGGTGATGGGCTGCCTCACCGTCGAAGACGCCGCCATCGTCCAGGCGGCGCTGGATCCGCTCTGCGCCCCGGCATCCACCCGATCCTCGTCGGAGAAAGACACGGCGACGGGGAACGGCACGGACGCCGGAAACGATGGCAACGGAAGCGATGGCGCCGGCCCCGACGAGAGCCTGTCGCCGCGTCAGCGCCGCGCCGACGCGCTGGTCGAGGTCTGCCGGCGCGCCCTGCGTTCCGGAACCCTCCCGCACAACGGCGGTCTTCCACCCCAGATGTCCGTCACGATCGACTACGAGACGCTGCTCACCGGCGTGGGCACCGCCTACACCGAGAGCGGCACCCGCCTGGACGCCGAAGCCGCCCGCCGGATGGCCTGCGACGCCCGGATCCTCCCGGTGGTGCTCGGCGGCGCCGGCGAGCCGCTCGATCTCGGTCGCTCGCGGCGCCTCTTCTCCCCGGCGCAACGGCAGGCCCTCGCCGTCCGGGACGGCGGATGCGCCTTCCCGGACTGCGACCGCCCGCCCAGCTGGTGCGAAGCCCACCACATGCTTCCCTGGGACCACGACGGGCCCACCGACGTCGCACAAGGCGTGCTGCTGTGCCGGCCGCACCACCGGCTCGTCCACGGTGGCGGATGGACGGCATCCCGGGGCGCCGACGGGCTGCCGGAGTTCCTGCCGCCGGCACACGTCGACCCGACCCGGCAGCCACGGCGCAACATCCTGCACCGTCCCGCGATCCACCGGCGCATCTAG
- a CDS encoding DUF3618 domain-containing protein produces MAEEPDRLRRDIENTRATLTRDVDLLAEKTSPRQVARRRWTAVKEKVMGTTEDTRNAAHDQASRLSDKASDLGDKASDLGDRASETASHLSEKAQDKAHDAAQAVRTAPRTVAAQTQGNPLAAGIIAFGVGMLTASLVPVTDAERRAGQQLKDHSGDLTDRVKDVASDLKDELGGTVQEAAGQVRDTARQAAETTKETARSDARDVRDETRNAATS; encoded by the coding sequence ATGGCTGAAGAACCCGACCGGCTGAGGCGAGACATCGAGAACACCCGGGCGACGTTGACCCGCGACGTCGACCTGCTGGCCGAGAAGACGAGCCCGCGCCAGGTCGCCCGCCGACGCTGGACCGCGGTGAAGGAGAAGGTCATGGGCACCACCGAAGACACCCGGAACGCCGCTCACGACCAGGCGTCCCGGCTGAGCGACAAGGCCTCCGACCTGGGTGACAAGGCCTCCGACCTGGGCGACAGGGCGTCGGAGACGGCCTCCCACCTCAGCGAGAAGGCCCAGGACAAGGCTCACGACGCGGCCCAGGCGGTGCGGACCGCTCCGCGCACCGTCGCCGCGCAGACCCAGGGCAACCCGCTCGCCGCCGGCATCATCGCCTTCGGCGTCGGCATGCTCACCGCCTCGCTCGTGCCGGTCACCGACGCCGAGCGCCGGGCCGGTCAGCAGCTCAAGGACCACAGCGGCGACCTGACCGACCGGGTCAAGGACGTGGCCAGCGACCTCAAGGACGAGCTGGGCGGCACCGTGCAGGAGGCGGCCGGCCAGGTTCGTGACACGGCCCGCCAAGCGGCGGAGACCACGAAGGAGACCGCGCGCTCCGACGCGCGGGACGTCCGGGACGAGACGCGCAACGCGGCGACCTCCTGA
- a CDS encoding glycosyltransferase family 2 protein, whose translation MTSDSVTVVVATRNRRDRLFETLPEHQAPVILVDNASDDGGPEEIATAFPAVEVVRLGENIGAAARNEGVRRAVTPYVAFADDDSYWSPGSLARAAALMDAHPRLALLSARVLIGPEGRLDPVSVEMAAAPLGTPAGAPGPSILGFLSCAVVVRRAAFLEAGGFQPRLFVYGEEALLAMDLAAAGWWLCYDPSLTVRHFPLPAGRDRGARRRIEARNRMLTALLRRPAGVVARTVAAAMREAPAAGWDVARALPWALRHRRLLPPEVEQDLVRLSAPPA comes from the coding sequence GTGACGAGCGACAGCGTCACGGTCGTGGTGGCCACCCGCAACCGCCGGGACCGGCTCTTCGAGACCCTGCCCGAGCACCAGGCCCCGGTGATCCTCGTCGACAACGCCTCGGACGACGGCGGCCCGGAGGAGATCGCCACGGCGTTCCCGGCCGTCGAGGTGGTGCGGCTCGGCGAGAACATCGGCGCGGCGGCCCGCAACGAGGGGGTGCGACGGGCGGTCACCCCGTACGTCGCGTTCGCGGACGACGACTCGTACTGGTCACCGGGGTCCCTGGCGCGCGCCGCCGCCCTGATGGACGCGCACCCGCGGCTGGCCCTGCTCTCGGCTCGCGTGCTGATCGGGCCGGAGGGCCGCCTCGACCCGGTCTCGGTGGAGATGGCCGCGGCCCCGCTCGGCACGCCGGCCGGCGCCCCCGGTCCCTCGATCCTGGGTTTCCTCTCGTGCGCCGTCGTGGTCCGGCGCGCGGCGTTTCTCGAGGCGGGCGGTTTCCAGCCGCGCCTTTTCGTGTACGGGGAGGAAGCGCTCCTGGCCATGGATCTGGCCGCCGCCGGTTGGTGGTTGTGTTACGACCCGTCGTTGACGGTGCGTCACTTCCCCCTCCCGGCAGGCCGGGACCGCGGCGCCCGCCGGCGGATCGAGGCACGGAACCGGATGTTGACCGCGCTGTTGCGCCGGCCGGCGGGCGTGGTCGCCCGAACCGTCGCCGCGGCGATGCGGGAAGCGCCGGCAGCGGGGTGGGACGTGGCCCGGGCACTTCCGTGGGCACTGCGGCACCGGCGGTTGCTGCCGCCGGAGGTGGAGCAGGATCTGGTACGGCTGAGCGCACCGCCCGCATGA
- a CDS encoding HAD-IIIA family hydrolase, whose amino-acid sequence MARRGADPAQRDQRRAVPGEASRGHDGHGNPGSHGGPPVTALFDAVLFDRDGTLVVDVPYNGDPDRVQPMPGAREALDRLRAAGLRLGVVTNQSGLARGYFTGDQLTAVHRRIEDLLGPFDTWQVCPHDDSAGCPCRKPAPGLVDAAAAALGTTARRCVVVGDIGRDMEAALAAGAAGIMVPTAITLPAEVAAAPETAADLAEAADVILRRQALLTPAPRPTGPTGAGPSDTDPRSTGRAGTVLAVRSDSAGDMLVTGPGIRAIAAGADRVVLLCGPRGRAAAELLPGVDEIIEWRLPWIDPEPGPVDPDDMRALTERLRATGAEEAVVFTSFHQSALPLALLLRMAGVGRITAISDDYPGSLLDVRHRVPDGLPEAERARSVAAAAGFALPDGDDGGLRVSVAAPKPAPTSRTRYVVVHPGASVEARSCPPENMRRIVAALAAAGHEVLVTGGPGERRLASYVAGTSGVDAGPTSMAGLAELIAGAACVIVGNTGPAHLAAAVGTPVISLFAPTVPYLRWGPYRVPAVRLGDAAAACRDTRATRCPVPGHPCLSRIEPQDVLHALRRIGVTPTKPLFGEVAA is encoded by the coding sequence GTGGCGCGGCGCGGAGCCGATCCCGCCCAACGTGACCAGCGACGGGCAGTCCCCGGCGAGGCGAGCCGTGGACACGACGGTCACGGGAACCCGGGATCTCACGGAGGCCCACCGGTGACGGCTCTGTTCGACGCGGTGCTCTTCGACCGGGACGGCACGCTCGTGGTCGACGTCCCCTACAACGGCGACCCGGACCGGGTGCAGCCGATGCCGGGCGCCCGGGAGGCCCTCGACCGGCTGCGCGCCGCCGGGCTGCGCCTCGGCGTGGTCACCAACCAGTCCGGGCTGGCCCGGGGCTACTTCACCGGCGACCAGCTCACCGCCGTGCACCGCCGGATCGAGGACCTGCTGGGACCGTTCGACACCTGGCAGGTGTGCCCGCACGACGACAGCGCCGGCTGTCCGTGCCGCAAGCCCGCGCCCGGCCTGGTCGACGCGGCGGCGGCCGCGCTCGGCACCACGGCCCGCCGCTGCGTGGTGGTCGGCGACATCGGCCGCGACATGGAGGCCGCGCTCGCCGCCGGCGCCGCCGGCATCATGGTGCCCACCGCGATCACCCTGCCGGCCGAGGTGGCCGCGGCGCCGGAGACGGCGGCCGATCTCGCCGAGGCGGCCGACGTGATCCTCCGACGCCAGGCGCTGCTCACCCCGGCTCCCCGCCCCACCGGCCCGACCGGCGCCGGCCCGAGTGACACGGACCCGAGAAGCACCGGCCGGGCCGGCACGGTCCTCGCGGTGCGGTCGGATTCGGCCGGCGACATGCTGGTCACCGGCCCGGGGATCCGGGCGATCGCCGCCGGCGCCGACCGGGTGGTGCTGCTCTGCGGCCCCCGTGGCCGGGCCGCCGCCGAACTGCTCCCCGGCGTCGACGAGATCATCGAGTGGCGGCTGCCCTGGATCGACCCCGAGCCGGGCCCGGTCGACCCGGACGACATGCGCGCTCTCACCGAGCGGCTGCGGGCCACCGGCGCCGAGGAGGCGGTGGTCTTCACCTCGTTCCACCAGTCGGCTCTCCCGCTGGCCCTGCTGCTGCGGATGGCCGGCGTCGGGCGGATCACCGCGATCAGCGACGACTATCCCGGCTCGCTGCTGGACGTGCGTCACCGCGTACCCGATGGTCTGCCGGAAGCGGAACGTGCCCGCAGCGTCGCGGCAGCGGCGGGGTTCGCGCTGCCCGACGGTGACGACGGAGGCCTGCGGGTGTCCGTCGCCGCGCCGAAGCCCGCGCCGACATCCCGGACCCGGTACGTCGTCGTCCATCCCGGCGCCAGCGTGGAGGCCCGCTCCTGCCCTCCGGAGAACATGCGCCGGATCGTCGCCGCGCTGGCCGCCGCCGGGCATGAGGTGCTGGTGACCGGCGGGCCGGGGGAGCGGCGGCTGGCCTCCTACGTCGCGGGCACGTCCGGCGTCGACGCCGGGCCGACCTCGATGGCCGGTCTCGCCGAGCTGATCGCCGGCGCCGCCTGCGTGATCGTCGGCAACACCGGCCCGGCGCACCTGGCCGCGGCCGTCGGAACACCGGTCATCAGCCTGTTCGCCCCGACCGTCCCCTATCTGAGGTGGGGGCCCTACCGGGTTCCCGCCGTGCGGCTCGGTGACGCCGCCGCGGCCTGTCGCGACACCCGCGCGACCCGCTGCCCGGTCCCCGGTCATCCCTGCCTGTCCCGGATCGAGCCGCAGGACGTCCTGCACGCGTTGCGCCGGATCGGCGTGACGCCCACGAAACCATTATTCGGCGAGGTGGCTGCGTGA
- a CDS encoding TIGR03557 family F420-dependent LLM class oxidoreductase has translation MKIGYKLAAEAFGPKELIRQAIRAEQAGFDFVEISDHYHPWLDVQGHSPFAWNVLSAIAVQTRTLGLATGVTCPSVRYHPAIIAQAAATLAIISDGRFTLGVGSGERLNEHVVGQGFGSVRDRHERLVEALDIINLLWQGGYQSYQGKHLQLEDARVFDLPETLPAIAVAAGGKVAAELAATHGSGLFATEPRADLVETFTAAGGKGPKYAEASVAWAPTEEAAVKEAHRTTRWAVTGWKVMAELPNPVNFEAASATVTEDDVRKTFVCGPDPARYVESIQQYRDAGFDHIVLMNAGPDPDGFLDFFTTELRDRL, from the coding sequence ATGAAAATCGGGTACAAGCTCGCGGCCGAGGCGTTCGGTCCCAAGGAACTCATCCGGCAGGCGATCCGGGCGGAACAGGCCGGCTTCGACTTCGTCGAGATCAGCGACCACTACCACCCGTGGCTCGACGTGCAGGGACACTCGCCGTTCGCATGGAACGTGCTGAGCGCGATCGCCGTACAGACCCGCACCCTCGGCCTCGCCACCGGCGTGACCTGCCCCTCGGTGCGGTACCACCCGGCAATCATCGCCCAGGCCGCCGCCACTCTGGCGATCATCTCGGACGGGCGGTTCACCCTCGGTGTCGGCTCGGGTGAGCGGCTCAACGAGCACGTCGTCGGGCAGGGCTTCGGCAGCGTCCGGGACCGGCACGAGCGGCTCGTCGAGGCCCTCGACATCATCAACCTGCTCTGGCAGGGCGGTTACCAGTCGTACCAGGGCAAGCATCTGCAGCTCGAGGACGCGCGGGTGTTCGACCTCCCGGAGACGTTGCCGGCCATCGCGGTCGCCGCGGGCGGCAAGGTCGCGGCCGAACTGGCGGCCACCCACGGCAGCGGGCTGTTCGCGACCGAGCCACGCGCCGACCTGGTGGAGACCTTCACCGCCGCCGGTGGGAAGGGGCCGAAGTACGCGGAGGCCTCGGTCGCGTGGGCGCCCACCGAGGAAGCCGCGGTGAAGGAGGCGCACCGGACCACCCGCTGGGCTGTCACCGGGTGGAAGGTGATGGCCGAACTGCCCAATCCGGTCAACTTCGAGGCGGCGTCGGCGACGGTCACCGAGGACGACGTTCGTAAGACGTTCGTCTGCGGACCCGACCCGGCCCGGTACGTCGAGTCGATCCAGCAGTACCGCGACGCGGGATTCGACCACATCGTCCTGATGAACGCCGGCCCGGACCCGGACGGCTTCCTGGACTTCTTCACCACGGAACTGCGTGACAGGTTGTGA
- a CDS encoding aldehyde dehydrogenase family protein — translation MYDVEQLIAGTWTPGSGDRTLTVIDPRDDTPVTRVPVSSEADVAAAVKAARAAAAEWARTAPAARAAALHAAATAVEAAAGELAEIMSAEMGKPVGEAGDSIAAGVGTLRQYAELGPTHRGRTLAGNDEAIDLMAYAPRGVVAVITPWNDPVAVSCGLLGAALVTGNAVVHKPSERTPATGWRLAQILAPHFPDGVLGLLAGDGPVGAALAGSEVDVVAHVGSTATGRAIAAACARTGAKALLENGGSDPLIVDSGVDPVWAAQQAALGAFANAGQICVAVERIYVHQDVAAPFLDALAEEAAAWAEKIGPLVDVRLRSGVDEQVQAAVRDGARVLCGGSAPGGAGAFYPPTVLADCTDDMAVVREETFGPVAAVVTVDSFGTALARAAESPYGLAATVLTGSMSHAQQAWRELPVGTVKINAVFGGAPGGAAHPRRGSGQGFGYGPELLDEMTVMKAVHIEAPPTGW, via the coding sequence ATGTACGACGTCGAGCAGCTCATCGCCGGCACCTGGACCCCCGGCTCCGGTGACCGCACCCTGACCGTTATCGACCCGCGCGACGACACCCCGGTGACCCGGGTGCCGGTCTCCTCCGAGGCCGACGTCGCGGCCGCGGTGAAGGCCGCCCGCGCCGCCGCCGCAGAGTGGGCCCGGACCGCGCCGGCCGCCCGCGCCGCGGCCCTGCATGCCGCCGCCACCGCCGTCGAGGCCGCCGCGGGCGAACTCGCCGAGATCATGTCCGCCGAGATGGGCAAACCGGTCGGTGAGGCCGGCGACAGCATCGCCGCCGGTGTCGGCACCCTCCGCCAGTACGCCGAGCTCGGGCCCACCCACCGCGGCCGGACCCTGGCCGGCAACGACGAGGCGATCGACCTGATGGCCTACGCGCCGCGCGGCGTCGTCGCGGTGATCACCCCGTGGAACGACCCGGTGGCGGTCTCCTGCGGCCTGCTCGGCGCTGCCCTGGTCACCGGCAACGCGGTCGTGCACAAGCCGAGCGAGCGCACCCCGGCCACCGGGTGGAGGCTGGCGCAGATCCTCGCGCCGCACTTCCCGGACGGCGTGCTGGGGCTGCTGGCCGGTGACGGGCCGGTCGGCGCGGCTCTCGCCGGAAGCGAGGTGGACGTGGTGGCGCACGTCGGCTCCACCGCCACCGGCCGGGCCATCGCCGCCGCCTGTGCCCGGACGGGCGCGAAGGCGCTGCTGGAGAACGGCGGCAGTGACCCGCTGATCGTGGACTCCGGCGTGGACCCGGTGTGGGCGGCGCAGCAGGCCGCGCTCGGCGCGTTCGCCAACGCCGGACAGATCTGCGTCGCGGTCGAACGGATCTACGTCCATCAGGATGTCGCCGCGCCGTTCCTCGACGCGCTCGCCGAGGAGGCCGCCGCCTGGGCCGAGAAGATCGGGCCGCTGGTCGACGTGCGGCTCCGCTCCGGCGTCGACGAGCAGGTACAGGCCGCGGTGCGCGACGGCGCCCGGGTGCTCTGCGGCGGGTCGGCGCCGGGCGGCGCGGGGGCCTTCTACCCGCCGACCGTCCTCGCCGACTGCACGGACGACATGGCGGTGGTCCGGGAGGAGACCTTCGGGCCGGTCGCGGCGGTGGTCACGGTCGACTCGTTCGGCACCGCGCTGGCACGGGCGGCGGAGTCACCGTACGGGCTGGCCGCCACCGTGCTTACCGGCTCGATGAGCCACGCCCAGCAGGCCTGGCGGGAGCTCCCGGTGGGAACGGTGAAGATCAACGCGGTCTTCGGCGGAGCGCCGGGTGGCGCCGCGCATCCGCGCCGCGGCAGCGGACAGGGCTTCGGGTACGGCCCTGAGCTGCTCGACGAGATGACCGTGATGAAGGCCGTCCACATCGAGGCGCCGCCCACCGGCTGGTGA
- a CDS encoding glycosyltransferase, with product MNILLWHVHGSWTTSFVQGKHRYLVPVNPARDEWGRGRARTFDWPDTVEELPLEEIRDIDVAIAQRPEELDLIPPHVPVIYVEHNTPKDGNVPDSRHPLADRDDLLIAHVTDFNDLFWDTGATRTTVIDHGIVEPKARWTGELERLAIVTNDPVRRGRVTGTDLFGRFATVAPLDVFGMGVTGLEGMAGLEGVTAFDDPPQHVMHTEVARRRAYLHLCRWTSLGLSLIEAMQMGMPVVALATTEAVAAVPPDAGVLATRVDTLVEAAQWLIDEPDAAARMGERARQVALAKYGLDRFLADWDRLLEEETCASR from the coding sequence GTGAACATCCTTCTCTGGCACGTCCACGGCTCCTGGACGACATCCTTCGTCCAGGGCAAGCACCGCTACCTGGTGCCGGTGAACCCGGCCCGGGACGAGTGGGGCCGGGGCCGTGCCCGCACCTTCGACTGGCCGGACACGGTCGAGGAGCTGCCCCTCGAAGAGATCAGGGACATCGACGTCGCGATCGCGCAGCGACCCGAGGAGCTCGACCTGATCCCGCCGCACGTGCCGGTGATCTACGTGGAGCACAACACCCCGAAGGACGGGAACGTCCCTGACAGCCGGCACCCGCTCGCCGATCGCGACGACCTGCTGATCGCGCACGTCACCGACTTCAACGACCTGTTCTGGGACACCGGCGCCACCCGCACCACCGTGATCGACCACGGCATCGTGGAGCCGAAGGCCCGCTGGACCGGTGAGCTGGAACGGCTCGCGATCGTCACCAACGACCCGGTCCGCCGGGGCCGGGTGACCGGCACCGATCTGTTCGGACGGTTCGCGACGGTGGCGCCCCTGGACGTGTTCGGGATGGGGGTCACCGGTCTGGAGGGCATGGCCGGTTTGGAAGGCGTGACCGCCTTCGACGACCCGCCCCAGCACGTGATGCACACCGAGGTGGCCCGCCGCCGCGCCTACCTGCACCTCTGCCGCTGGACCTCGCTCGGGCTGAGCCTGATCGAGGCGATGCAGATGGGCATGCCGGTGGTCGCGCTCGCCACCACCGAGGCGGTCGCCGCCGTCCCACCGGACGCCGGCGTGCTCGCCACCAGGGTGGACACCCTCGTCGAGGCCGCGCAGTGGCTGATCGACGAGCCGGACGCCGCCGCGCGCATGGGCGAACGCGCCCGCCAGGTGGCTCTCGCCAAGTACGGGCTCGACCGGTTCCTCGCCGACTGGGACCGGCTGCTGGAGGAGGAAACATGCGCATCGCGATGA
- a CDS encoding glycosyltransferase family 2 protein, which produces MTDVTVVIPTLGRPSLFELVAALPEGTPTLVVDDRADPRAAPLDLPPHVRVLPGRAAGPAAARNVGWRAARTEWVVFLDDDVLPGDDWAQQLAADLRDAGPDVGGVQATLRVPLTPGRRPTDWERVTAALADGEWITADMAYRRSALALTGGFDERLPRAFREDAELAHRVREAGFLLRRGLRETTHPVRGESRWVSVRTQRGNADDALLRHLYGPRWRAVLEIPPGRRRRHAAVTAAGAAALTAAAARLVTGHRPFTAVAALAGLVWAAGTAEFAAARIAPGPRDRREVTTMLLTSAAIPPVAVAHWLRGWARWRGAEPIPPNVTSDGQSPARRAVDTTVTGTRDLTEAHR; this is translated from the coding sequence ATGACGGACGTCACCGTCGTCATCCCGACGCTCGGCCGGCCGAGCCTGTTCGAGCTGGTCGCCGCCCTGCCGGAGGGGACACCGACCCTGGTGGTCGACGACCGTGCGGACCCCCGCGCGGCGCCGCTGGACCTTCCCCCGCACGTGCGTGTCCTTCCCGGCCGCGCCGCCGGCCCGGCTGCGGCCCGCAACGTGGGCTGGCGGGCCGCCCGCACCGAGTGGGTGGTCTTCCTCGACGACGACGTGCTGCCCGGCGACGACTGGGCGCAGCAGCTGGCCGCCGATCTCCGCGACGCCGGACCCGACGTCGGGGGAGTGCAGGCCACGCTGCGTGTCCCGCTGACCCCCGGCCGCCGGCCGACCGACTGGGAACGGGTCACCGCGGCCCTCGCCGACGGCGAGTGGATCACCGCGGACATGGCCTACCGCCGGTCCGCGCTGGCCCTGACCGGCGGTTTCGACGAGCGCCTGCCGCGCGCTTTCCGCGAGGACGCGGAGCTTGCGCACCGCGTGCGGGAGGCCGGCTTCCTGCTCCGGCGCGGCCTTCGAGAGACAACCCATCCGGTACGGGGGGAGAGCCGCTGGGTGAGCGTCCGGACCCAGCGGGGCAACGCCGACGACGCGCTGCTGCGCCACCTCTACGGTCCACGCTGGCGTGCCGTCCTGGAGATCCCGCCCGGCCGCCGTCGCCGGCACGCCGCGGTGACCGCCGCCGGCGCCGCCGCCCTGACCGCTGCCGCCGCCCGCCTGGTCACCGGTCACCGCCCGTTCACGGCCGTCGCCGCGCTCGCCGGCCTGGTCTGGGCAGCCGGAACCGCCGAGTTCGCCGCGGCCCGCATCGCACCCGGGCCGCGCGACCGCCGCGAGGTCACCACGATGCTGCTGACCAGCGCCGCGATCCCGCCGGTCGCGGTGGCCCACTGGCTTCGAGGCTGGGCCCGGTGGCGCGGCGCGGAGCCGATCCCGCCCAACGTGACCAGCGACGGGCAGTCCCCGGCGAGGCGAGCCGTGGACACGACGGTCACGGGAACCCGGGATCTCACGGAGGCCCACCGGTGA
- a CDS encoding carbamoyltransferase family protein: MRVLGVNAIFHDPSAALVVDGRVVAAAEEERFSRRKHGKRPVPFSAWELPELSAAWCLEAAGLKPGDLDAVAYSFDPALCGDAQQLGLGDPWDHLRVDYARRAPQFLATALPGLDPEQVRFVPHHVAHAASAGLSVPEQNAVLVLDGRGESASHLAGAYRDGQLEVFKSQELPHSLGLLYEDLTRHLGFMHSSDEYKVMALASYGRPKFLGLLRELVHANDDGGFTVERIDWDALAKARAADGEMTEAHADLASSVQVRLEEVLLDLARWTFEASGGLTTLTMAGGTALNCVANARIAAEGPFERVWVQPAAGDAGTALGAALSLGREHVPFGTAALGRGWSDEELEAELKRAAVPYTRPASIAHEAARVLAGNGIVAWYQGRSEYGPRALGHRSLLAHPGDAHTQTRMNDVKGREQFRPIAPMVLAERFDEIFEGVYPSPYMLFVHKVKPHWRDRIPAVTHVDGTARVQTVHAETEPIVAEMLAEFERQTGLPVVVNTSLNTAGRPMVDTPREALELFGSAPVDLLAIGPFAVHRATTFEPGPIEEGSKKTGSNETGTSGARR, from the coding sequence ATGCGAGTACTTGGCGTCAACGCGATCTTCCACGATCCCTCGGCCGCACTGGTCGTCGACGGACGCGTGGTTGCGGCAGCGGAGGAGGAACGGTTCAGCCGGCGCAAGCACGGCAAGCGGCCGGTGCCGTTCTCCGCGTGGGAGCTCCCGGAGCTCTCCGCCGCCTGGTGCCTGGAGGCTGCCGGGCTCAAACCGGGTGACCTGGACGCGGTCGCCTACTCCTTCGATCCGGCGCTCTGCGGCGACGCGCAGCAGCTGGGCCTGGGCGACCCCTGGGACCACCTGCGCGTCGACTACGCACGACGGGCGCCCCAGTTCCTCGCGACGGCGCTGCCCGGCCTCGACCCGGAGCAGGTCCGGTTCGTGCCGCACCACGTCGCGCACGCCGCCTCCGCCGGGCTGAGCGTCCCCGAACAGAACGCGGTGCTGGTGCTGGACGGGCGCGGCGAGTCCGCCAGCCACCTGGCCGGCGCGTACCGCGACGGGCAGCTGGAGGTCTTCAAGAGCCAGGAGCTGCCGCACTCGCTGGGTCTGCTCTACGAGGATCTCACCCGGCACCTGGGCTTCATGCACTCCAGCGACGAGTACAAGGTGATGGCCCTCGCCTCCTACGGCCGGCCCAAGTTCCTCGGACTCCTGCGTGAGCTGGTCCACGCCAACGACGACGGCGGCTTCACCGTCGAACGCATCGACTGGGACGCCCTCGCGAAGGCGCGTGCCGCCGACGGCGAGATGACCGAGGCCCACGCCGACCTGGCCTCCAGCGTGCAGGTCCGCCTCGAGGAGGTGCTGCTCGACCTGGCCCGCTGGACCTTCGAGGCGTCCGGCGGACTGACGACGCTGACGATGGCCGGCGGCACCGCCCTCAACTGCGTGGCGAACGCCCGGATCGCCGCCGAGGGCCCGTTCGAGCGGGTCTGGGTCCAGCCGGCGGCCGGCGACGCGGGCACCGCCCTCGGCGCGGCGCTCTCGCTCGGCCGGGAGCATGTCCCGTTCGGCACCGCCGCGCTCGGCCGGGGCTGGAGCGACGAGGAGCTGGAGGCGGAGCTGAAGCGGGCCGCGGTGCCGTACACCCGGCCGGCGTCGATCGCGCACGAGGCGGCCCGGGTCCTCGCCGGCAACGGCATCGTCGCCTGGTACCAGGGCCGCAGTGAGTACGGCCCGCGCGCCCTCGGCCACCGTTCGCTGCTCGCGCACCCCGGCGACGCGCACACCCAGACCCGGATGAACGACGTGAAGGGCCGCGAGCAGTTCCGCCCGATCGCGCCGATGGTCCTGGCCGAACGCTTCGACGAGATCTTCGAAGGCGTCTATCCGAGCCCGTACATGCTCTTCGTGCACAAGGTGAAGCCGCACTGGCGGGACCGGATCCCGGCGGTCACCCATGTCGACGGCACGGCCCGGGTGCAGACCGTGCACGCCGAGACCGAGCCGATCGTGGCGGAGATGCTCGCCGAGTTCGAGCGGCAGACCGGCCTTCCGGTGGTCGTCAACACGTCCTTGAACACGGCCGGGCGCCCGATGGTGGACACGCCCCGGGAGGCGCTGGAGCTGTTCGGCTCGGCGCCGGTGGATCTGCTCGCGATCGGCCCGTTCGCCGTGCACCGCGCGACCACCTTCGAGCCGGGTCCGATCGAAGAAGGATCGAAAAAGACAGGATCGAACGAGACCGGCACCTCAGGGGCGCGCCGATGA